Proteins from a single region of Crassaminicella profunda:
- a CDS encoding sugar phosphate isomerase/epimerase family protein, producing MKICFNEATTMKYSTLEKDLEFCEKHGYDLIEIRIDQLKDYLKRNTVEDLVGFFENSHIKPFAFNALEFISFRTEEKFNEIIKDLEFICEVGEKIGCNQAVVVPTFDVGAYTVEEIKKETVDKINVLADIAEKRNFKLAFEFVGYPNCSVNRFEQAYDIVKTVNKDHVGIVLDCFHFHAMLSKLSDLKEIDVNKLFIFHIDDAENLPFGALRDDKRLWPGDGFIDLDGILKTLKEIGYNKMVSIELFRPEYWEWDIEKTIQVGKEKTIEAVSKYFEV from the coding sequence ATGAAAATTTGTTTTAATGAAGCAACAACTATGAAATATTCTACATTGGAAAAGGATTTAGAATTTTGCGAAAAACATGGTTATGATTTAATCGAAATCCGTATAGATCAATTAAAGGATTATCTAAAAAGAAATACAGTAGAAGATTTAGTTGGATTTTTTGAAAATAGTCATATAAAACCTTTTGCATTTAATGCGTTAGAGTTTATTAGCTTTAGAACAGAGGAAAAGTTCAATGAAATTATAAAGGATTTAGAATTTATTTGTGAAGTTGGAGAAAAAATAGGTTGTAATCAAGCAGTCGTAGTGCCTACCTTTGATGTGGGAGCATATACGGTAGAAGAAATAAAAAAAGAAACTGTTGACAAAATAAATGTTTTAGCAGATATTGCTGAAAAAAGAAATTTCAAATTAGCTTTTGAATTTGTAGGTTATCCAAATTGTTCAGTAAATAGATTTGAACAAGCCTATGATATTGTAAAAACTGTAAACAAAGATCATGTGGGGATTGTATTAGATTGTTTCCATTTTCATGCTATGCTATCTAAATTATCAGATTTGAAAGAAATAGATGTGAATAAATTATTTATTTTCCACATTGATGATGCAGAAAACTTACCTTTTGGTGCATTACGTGATGATAAGCGTTTATGGCCAGGAGATGGGTTTATAGACCTTGATGGCATTTTAAAAACTTTAAAAGAAATTGGATATAACAAAATGGTTTCTATAGAACTATTCAGACCAGAATATTGGGAATGGGATATAGAAAAGACCATTCAAGTAGGAAAAGAGAAGACTATAGAAGCAGTATCGAAATACTTTGAAGTATAG
- a CDS encoding damage-control phosphatase ARMT1 family protein yields the protein MNTHVDCIACVINKANQLADKYLKDKHQKYNFMNKVLREVVDIEYARTAPFLVAKVMRILKKETGINDFYKEEKKLFNEKLLSMEKQIEEILKDSDDRFMTALKIAQAGNIIDFGALDEISFDLVKELIYKTLESDLDEELYNKLKNELNSGKILLYLGDNAGEIVFDKIFIKEIKREYPHVEIFFAVRGEPVLNDINEEDAYNVGIDKYAHILSNGTDLPGTDLLEVSDEFKEIFERADLILSKGQGNFESLSECGENIYYLFLCKCNLFMEKFKCKKLSNIFVHESNI from the coding sequence GTGAATACCCATGTAGACTGTATTGCCTGCGTGATTAATAAGGCGAATCAATTGGCAGATAAATATTTGAAAGATAAGCATCAAAAATATAACTTTATGAATAAGGTTTTAAGAGAAGTAGTGGATATTGAATATGCTCGAACAGCCCCTTTTTTAGTGGCAAAGGTTATGAGAATATTGAAAAAGGAAACAGGAATCAATGATTTTTATAAGGAAGAAAAAAAGCTATTTAATGAAAAGTTATTATCTATGGAAAAGCAGATTGAAGAAATATTAAAGGATTCAGATGATCGGTTTATGACTGCCTTAAAAATTGCACAAGCTGGAAATATTATAGATTTTGGTGCGTTGGATGAAATAAGTTTTGATTTAGTCAAGGAACTTATTTATAAAACGTTAGAAAGTGACCTAGATGAAGAATTATACAATAAATTGAAAAATGAGTTAAATAGTGGTAAAATACTATTGTATTTAGGAGACAACGCAGGAGAAATTGTATTTGACAAAATTTTCATAAAAGAAATAAAAAGAGAGTATCCTCATGTAGAAATATTTTTTGCTGTTAGAGGTGAACCTGTATTAAATGATATAAATGAAGAAGATGCATATAATGTTGGAATAGACAAGTATGCACATATACTTAGTAATGGAACAGATTTACCAGGAACGGATCTTTTAGAGGTAAGTGATGAATTTAAAGAAATATTTGAAAGAGCAGATTTGATTCTTTCTAAGGGACAAGGTAATTTTGAATCTTTATCAGAGTGTGGAGAGAATATATACTATTTATTTTTATGCAAATGCAATTTATTTATGGAGAAATTTAAATGTAAAAAATTATCCAATATATTTGTACATGAATCAAATATATAA
- a CDS encoding tripartite tricarboxylate transporter permease has protein sequence MDVITNLLQGFLVALQPYHLLMVTIGGILGTIVGMLPGLGPATGVAVLLPITFSMGPTAALITMTGVYYGAMFGGSRSSILINTPGDGAALAATFDGYPMAMKGKAESALAISAIASFIGGTIAAVFMVALATPVSRFALKFGPAEYFLLMVAALSMTASMSKNNVLKGFISMVFGLIIGTVGIDAQSGVERFTFGVLELQTGIDFLIVIIGIYALGEVFKSFKVINEGTKKAQTKFGKIWITKEEWKRSKWPILRSAPLGFIIGALPGAGGTMASLMSYNNEKQMSKHPEEFGEGAIEGLAAPESANNAASVGALIPMLTLGIPGSGTTAVMMGALLMLGIQPGPLLFTQNPDIAWGLIASMFVGNIILAIINIPLAGALVRVLAIPPKILYPIVLSLAFVGTYAISNSVIDFYLLIIFGILGYFMTKVKVPTAPMILAAIVGGTMEQSFRQALKIADGSMSIFYGSTLAICLIGITIISIVYPMVKEYIGKKKVSGQKTA, from the coding sequence ATGGATGTAATTACAAATTTATTACAAGGATTCTTAGTGGCATTACAGCCCTATCATTTGTTAATGGTAACTATCGGTGGAATTTTAGGAACGATTGTTGGTATGCTACCAGGATTAGGACCAGCAACAGGAGTTGCTGTATTATTACCGATTACTTTTAGTATGGGACCAACAGCAGCATTGATTACAATGACAGGGGTTTATTATGGAGCCATGTTTGGAGGATCAAGAAGTTCTATATTGATCAATACACCAGGAGATGGTGCAGCCCTTGCTGCAACCTTTGATGGATATCCAATGGCTATGAAAGGAAAGGCAGAATCTGCTTTAGCTATTTCTGCAATTGCATCATTTATTGGAGGTACAATTGCAGCTGTGTTTATGGTTGCACTAGCTACACCTGTATCAAGATTTGCATTAAAATTTGGTCCAGCAGAGTATTTTCTATTGATGGTGGCAGCTTTATCTATGACGGCATCCATGTCAAAGAATAATGTACTAAAAGGATTTATTTCTATGGTTTTCGGGTTAATTATTGGAACAGTAGGGATTGATGCCCAATCAGGAGTTGAAAGATTTACCTTTGGTGTATTAGAATTGCAAACAGGGATAGATTTCCTAATTGTAATCATTGGTATTTATGCACTAGGAGAGGTATTTAAAAGCTTTAAAGTGATCAATGAAGGAACAAAAAAAGCACAGACAAAATTCGGCAAAATTTGGATAACAAAAGAAGAGTGGAAAAGAAGTAAATGGCCTATCCTAAGAAGTGCCCCCCTAGGGTTCATTATTGGGGCCTTACCAGGAGCCGGTGGAACCATGGCATCTTTAATGTCATACAATAACGAAAAACAAATGTCAAAACATCCAGAAGAATTTGGAGAAGGTGCCATTGAAGGTTTAGCTGCGCCAGAGTCTGCTAACAATGCAGCTTCAGTAGGAGCTTTGATCCCTATGTTGACCTTGGGGATTCCAGGATCTGGAACAACTGCAGTAATGATGGGTGCTTTATTGATGCTAGGAATTCAGCCAGGCCCCTTATTGTTTACACAAAACCCAGATATTGCTTGGGGATTGATTGCTAGTATGTTTGTTGGAAATATTATTTTAGCCATTATCAATATTCCCTTAGCAGGAGCTTTAGTTCGTGTTTTAGCTATACCGCCTAAGATTTTATACCCAATTGTGCTTTCTTTAGCATTTGTAGGAACATATGCTATTTCTAATAGTGTAATCGATTTTTACTTATTAATCATATTTGGTATATTAGGGTACTTTATGACAAAGGTAAAAGTACCTACAGCTCCTATGATTTTAGCAGCTATTGTTGGAGGTACAATGGAACAATCCTTTAGGCAAGCATTGAAAATAGCCGATGGAAGTATGAGTATATTTTATGGATCAACTTTAGCCATCTGTTTAATAGGGATCACAATTATATCTATTGTTTATCCAATGGTAAAAGAATATATAGGTAAGAAGAAAGTTAGTGGACAAAAAACTGCATAA
- a CDS encoding AraC family transcriptional regulator: MNSNSLFNVYWREGQYQIKVKAYYYQEFKDYITPKKHAHHRVEIMYVVKGECEILMKDISVVMKKGEFILIDADILHRLKVEENRCRILNIEFLFQKKFCSFFTIGELVRHMPALETFFSIQKPFVLLKDKEERLAQLIRDLIKQLDDLEIGNDFTKQMLIGQIFIQIANIYNQSKKIEKNPQDQYVMQAIDYIHQHYDYKLTVEDIAKEVSLHERYLQHIFKKQTGDTINEYLTEVRLNKAKQLLKYTNIHITQICEYIGMNSQQYFSYLFKKHVGVSPRAYRKEKIKLKANKT, from the coding sequence ATGAATTCAAATAGCTTATTTAATGTATATTGGCGTGAAGGGCAGTATCAAATAAAAGTGAAAGCTTACTATTATCAAGAATTCAAAGACTATATTACACCTAAAAAGCATGCCCATCATCGTGTAGAAATCATGTATGTTGTAAAGGGGGAATGTGAAATTTTAATGAAAGATATTTCTGTTGTTATGAAAAAAGGAGAGTTTATTTTAATCGATGCAGATATACTCCATCGTTTAAAAGTGGAAGAAAATCGATGTAGAATTTTAAATATCGAGTTTTTATTTCAAAAAAAGTTTTGCTCCTTCTTTACTATAGGAGAATTGGTTCGCCATATGCCAGCATTAGAAACATTTTTTTCTATTCAAAAACCTTTTGTTTTATTAAAAGATAAGGAAGAACGACTAGCACAGTTGATTAGAGATCTAATAAAGCAGTTAGATGATTTAGAAATTGGCAATGATTTTACGAAACAAATGTTGATAGGACAAATATTTATTCAGATTGCCAATATATATAATCAATCAAAAAAAATAGAAAAGAATCCTCAAGATCAATATGTAATGCAAGCCATAGATTATATTCATCAACATTATGATTATAAGTTAACTGTTGAAGATATTGCTAAAGAAGTAAGTTTACACGAAAGATATTTACAGCATATTTTTAAAAAGCAAACAGGAGATACCATTAATGAATATCTAACAGAAGTTAGGCTGAATAAAGCCAAACAATTATTAAAATATACTAATATCCATATTACACAAATTTGTGAATATATTGGAATGAATAGTCAACAATACTTTTCTTATTTATTTAAAAAACATGTGGGCGTATCTCCAAGGGCATATAGAAAAGAAAAAATAAAATTAAAGGCAAATAAAACTTAA
- a CDS encoding tripartite tricarboxylate transporter TctB family protein, translating into MDKSKKKLDFNGLTGLVTLIIALIYGFMAYTLPKAAIGNPMAPAMYPLILAGTLGILGMILLLKSDLKKSIASFEILKKEATDQDRLNWKMITRTCCFAIVYAIAFDYLGYVLSTFIFLQMMLILVNGKEKWKVNTIVALFFSVGIYMIFSKLLGIYLPQIPYLYI; encoded by the coding sequence ATGGACAAATCAAAGAAAAAGTTAGATTTTAATGGATTAACAGGATTGGTTACTCTAATCATAGCTTTGATTTATGGCTTTATGGCATATACCCTTCCTAAAGCGGCTATAGGAAATCCTATGGCACCAGCCATGTATCCATTAATACTTGCAGGAACTTTAGGAATACTTGGGATGATTCTTTTGCTAAAGAGTGATTTAAAAAAATCTATTGCATCTTTTGAAATTTTAAAAAAGGAAGCCACTGATCAGGATCGACTAAATTGGAAAATGATTACGAGAACATGTTGTTTTGCTATAGTATATGCAATTGCCTTTGATTATTTAGGCTATGTACTTTCAACTTTTATATTTTTACAAATGATGTTAATTCTTGTGAATGGAAAAGAAAAATGGAAAGTAAATACCATTGTAGCTCTTTTCTTTAGTGTAGGGATTTACATGATCTTTTCAAAACTATTAGGCATATATTTGCCACAAATACCCTATCTATATATCTAA
- a CDS encoding flavodoxin family protein: MKIAIIYHSETGNTENVAKLVAKGAEKVEGIETKCMSIDEVDTAFLEEAKAVFFGTPTYAGSYSWQMKKWLDTCKLKFAGKVGCVVATENFIGGGADHAELALLSELLVKGMFVYSVGASEGLPYTHFGAVCIKDGTDEQKERVEIFAERVAKNVKNMINA; encoded by the coding sequence ATGAAAATTGCAATTATTTATCATAGTGAAACAGGAAATACAGAAAATGTGGCAAAGCTTGTTGCTAAAGGAGCAGAAAAAGTAGAAGGTATTGAGACAAAGTGTATGTCTATTGATGAAGTGGATACAGCATTTTTGGAAGAAGCAAAAGCAGTATTTTTCGGAACACCTACATATGCAGGATCTTATTCTTGGCAAATGAAAAAATGGTTAGATACATGCAAGTTAAAGTTTGCAGGAAAAGTAGGGTGCGTAGTTGCTACTGAAAATTTCATAGGTGGTGGAGCAGATCATGCAGAATTAGCTCTATTAAGTGAATTATTAGTTAAGGGGATGTTTGTTTATTCTGTAGGAGCTAGTGAAGGATTACCATATACTCATTTTGGTGCTGTATGCATAAAAGATGGAACAGACGAACAAAAGGAAAGAGTAGAGATATTTGCAGAGAGAGTTGCAAAAAACGTGAAAAATATGATAAATGCATAA
- a CDS encoding Na-translocating system protein MpsC family protein — protein sequence MKKKSILYNLKVLYVEDEEMIREELASFIKRRVGKLYIAVDGEDGLMKFNEYEPDLIITDLKMPKMNGLEMAKKIRNIDQTCPIIVITAISDVDSIINTIDVGIDKYIIKPIDTRELVATMERAALKLYKIKSKDTIINSIILEKDVKKDFENKIQKEIARFIKHYTGKGPKNVQAFIQGDLLTIQCFETRTIYEKALLDNLENIRLVNYSRELFFKDKRKEIESNIKEILKASIQMDEIITDSRLDIDQIKFKIL from the coding sequence ATGAAAAAGAAGAGCATTTTGTACAATCTTAAAGTATTATATGTGGAAGATGAAGAGATGATTCGTGAGGAATTAGCAAGCTTTATCAAACGACGTGTTGGAAAATTATATATTGCGGTTGATGGTGAAGATGGATTGATGAAGTTTAATGAATATGAACCAGATCTTATTATTACAGATTTAAAAATGCCAAAGATGAATGGATTAGAAATGGCAAAAAAAATTAGAAATATCGATCAGACTTGTCCAATTATTGTAATCACAGCTATTTCTGATGTGGATTCTATTATCAATACCATAGATGTGGGGATTGATAAGTATATTATTAAGCCTATTGATACAAGAGAACTAGTAGCGACTATGGAAAGGGCTGCTTTGAAATTATATAAAATAAAATCAAAAGATACAATTATTAATTCAATCATTCTTGAGAAAGATGTGAAGAAAGATTTTGAAAATAAAATTCAAAAAGAAATAGCGAGATTTATTAAACACTATACAGGTAAAGGGCCTAAAAATGTACAAGCTTTTATCCAAGGGGATTTATTAACGATTCAATGTTTTGAAACAAGAACAATATATGAAAAAGCATTGTTAGATAATTTAGAAAATATTCGCTTGGTGAATTATAGCCGAGAACTATTTTTTAAAGATAAAAGAAAAGAGATTGAATCTAATATAAAGGAGATTTTAAAGGCAAGTATTCAAATGGATGAGATAATAACAGATTCTAGATTGGATATTGATCAAATAAAATTTAAAATTTTATAA
- a CDS encoding sugar phosphate isomerase/epimerase family protein, which yields MKRGNDKMKKALHTKSIFKSNLATDIRIAKKYGFGALEIVASKLASFLEEGFTTADLDKMLKDNELKAVCINDICGVESPRPEALERMLAEAHYFSSVAQDIGCPVIQLVPLLELEGRPFDEIIEITANNIRKIADIGATYGVGFQLEPVAWSPIHSLSKALKLIEKVDRDNVRMVIDTWHLWAGGETTPDDVAKLDQSMIYNIHFCDGKKQSRDTVWDETKLRGYYYGKGDIPLKEFAKAIKATGYDGWWSCELVSSKHWECDVFDVAERLSKDMDEYIFHVK from the coding sequence ATGAAAAGAGGGAATGATAAAATGAAAAAAGCACTACACACGAAGTCAATATTTAAAAGTAATTTAGCTACAGATATAAGAATAGCTAAAAAATATGGATTTGGAGCACTGGAAATTGTAGCTTCAAAACTTGCTAGTTTTCTTGAAGAAGGTTTTACAACAGCAGATTTAGATAAAATGTTAAAAGATAATGAGCTTAAAGCAGTCTGTATCAATGATATCTGTGGCGTGGAAAGCCCTAGACCTGAAGCCTTAGAAAGAATGCTTGCTGAAGCACATTACTTCTCATCTGTGGCTCAAGATATTGGTTGTCCAGTTATTCAATTAGTACCATTACTTGAATTAGAAGGTAGACCTTTTGATGAGATTATTGAAATCACTGCAAATAATATTAGAAAAATCGCAGACATTGGTGCAACGTATGGCGTTGGTTTCCAATTAGAACCAGTTGCATGGTCTCCGATTCATTCACTTTCAAAAGCACTTAAATTAATTGAAAAAGTTGATCGTGATAATGTAAGAATGGTTATTGATACATGGCACTTATGGGCTGGTGGAGAAACAACACCTGATGATGTAGCTAAGCTTGATCAATCAATGATTTATAATATTCATTTTTGTGATGGAAAAAAGCAATCAAGAGATACGGTATGGGATGAAACTAAACTAAGAGGTTACTATTATGGAAAAGGTGATATTCCATTAAAAGAATTTGCCAAAGCAATCAAAGCAACAGGTTACGATGGTTGGTGGTCATGCGAACTAGTTAGTTCTAAACATTGGGAATGTGATGTGTTTGATGTAGCTGAAAGGCTCAGTAAAGATATGGATGAATATATTTTCCATGTAAAATAA
- a CDS encoding ATP-binding protein yields the protein MQRKKGNRDLYILMIAIFMGVIIILSASYMNYKSVQDHIIAKEQQQLLTISKSVSRSIERFFTYQSENLKIITKNRSFQEQFRNYMTSEGVDIKFNSLEDYYIIQKDSIDKIQLLNLDGNFIETYPKKEQSIHPNIYEEIQSVLTRKDSVISKVYFYKGQFYIQLLEPIFYDSKIEAILCTQIKLDKIYQQLVKPIQAGEKGYASVKNKNGILLMHPKREDIGRNVMKARKEEFPDYDWSELESLVEKQKNGESGVGVYHSIWYQDQNKKRVKKFSAYSPARVGDEFWIITVSMDYLEMTQFVRNGTYKILTFNFIILLVFISGMFYIYKIKKDKRQLEKEASLVTKVNDLNKELEKDIEERKSLEKELIRNKEKYERLFNSGSDCTFVLNLDENNLPTEFLEVNSKACDSLDYDKATLLKMSYLDISKDGNIEKFKNMVENLKKEKITIFEDRLITSNGSFIPVEISAHLFQLENQLKLILISRDITNKKIQEEALKRSEERFRKIIHQVASEISSVLPQKNKDFYYEGENQNTYYSDVENKNRIALELEGINIKLEEMFQKEVDENKKKEALMIYQSRLAAMGEMIGNIAHQWRQPLSGLGLIFSNIEDAYEYEELTEEYLSELMKKSRNLINRMSQTIDDFRYFFNPKSEEVLFSIKENIESTMDFLEEPLRLHQIQLNINVMEDGLIFGHANQYSQVIFNIVQNAMDALIEKRLHDRKIDINIYVQESNQVVEIEDNGRGIHEDILDRVFEPHFTTKGKGKGTGLGLYMSKVIIEKNFHGKINIFNRKEGACISMVIPRNGVDKDEKEEHFVQS from the coding sequence GTGCAGAGAAAAAAAGGAAATAGGGATTTATATATACTCATGATAGCTATTTTTATGGGTGTGATAATTATTTTGTCTGCTTCTTACATGAATTATAAAAGTGTACAAGATCATATTATTGCAAAGGAACAACAACAATTGTTGACTATTTCGAAATCTGTATCTAGAAGTATAGAGCGTTTTTTTACCTATCAAAGTGAGAATCTTAAAATCATTACGAAAAATAGATCTTTTCAAGAACAATTTCGTAATTATATGACATCTGAGGGTGTAGATATAAAGTTTAATAGTTTAGAAGATTATTATATTATTCAAAAAGATAGTATTGATAAAATACAATTATTAAATTTAGATGGGAACTTCATCGAAACCTATCCCAAGAAAGAGCAATCTATTCATCCTAATATATATGAAGAGATTCAAAGTGTTTTAACTAGAAAAGATTCTGTTATTAGTAAAGTTTATTTTTATAAGGGACAATTTTATATACAACTCCTTGAACCCATCTTTTATGATTCAAAAATTGAAGCTATTTTATGCACACAGATCAAATTGGATAAAATTTATCAACAACTTGTAAAACCTATTCAAGCAGGAGAGAAGGGTTATGCTTCTGTTAAAAATAAAAACGGAATATTATTGATGCATCCAAAAAGAGAAGATATTGGAAGAAATGTGATGAAAGCGAGAAAAGAAGAATTTCCAGATTATGATTGGTCTGAATTAGAATCATTAGTGGAGAAACAGAAAAATGGAGAATCGGGAGTAGGAGTATATCATTCCATTTGGTATCAAGATCAAAATAAAAAAAGAGTGAAAAAATTTAGTGCGTATTCACCTGCAAGGGTAGGCGATGAATTTTGGATTATTACAGTATCTATGGATTATTTGGAAATGACCCAATTTGTACGGAATGGAACTTATAAAATTCTTACTTTTAATTTTATTATCCTTTTGGTTTTTATTTCAGGAATGTTTTATATTTATAAAATCAAAAAAGATAAGAGGCAATTAGAAAAGGAAGCCAGTTTAGTAACGAAAGTAAATGATTTAAATAAGGAGCTAGAAAAAGATATTGAAGAAAGAAAATCCCTTGAAAAAGAGCTGATTCGAAATAAGGAAAAATATGAAAGACTTTTTAATAGTGGGAGTGATTGTACTTTTGTATTGAATTTAGATGAAAATAATTTACCTACAGAATTTTTAGAAGTGAACAGTAAAGCTTGTGATAGTCTTGATTATGATAAAGCTACTTTATTAAAAATGTCATATTTAGATATTTCTAAGGATGGGAATATTGAAAAGTTTAAAAACATGGTGGAAAATTTAAAAAAAGAAAAAATAACGATTTTTGAAGATCGATTGATTACAAGTAATGGTTCATTTATTCCTGTGGAAATTAGTGCTCATTTATTTCAATTAGAAAATCAATTAAAACTTATATTGATTTCTAGAGATATTACTAATAAAAAAATTCAAGAAGAGGCTTTAAAAAGAAGTGAAGAACGATTTAGAAAGATTATTCATCAAGTTGCATCTGAGATATCTAGTGTACTTCCTCAAAAAAATAAGGATTTTTATTATGAAGGAGAAAATCAAAATACTTATTATTCTGATGTGGAAAATAAAAATCGTATTGCCTTGGAATTAGAAGGGATTAACATAAAATTAGAAGAAATGTTTCAAAAGGAAGTGGATGAAAATAAGAAAAAAGAAGCTTTGATGATTTATCAATCAAGACTTGCGGCAATGGGAGAAATGATTGGAAATATTGCTCATCAATGGCGACAGCCCTTAAGTGGATTGGGACTTATTTTTTCAAATATTGAGGATGCTTATGAATATGAGGAATTAACAGAAGAATATTTGAGTGAATTAATGAAAAAATCAAGAAATTTGATCAATCGTATGTCTCAAACTATTGATGATTTTAGGTATTTTTTCAACCCTAAGAGTGAAGAAGTTTTGTTTTCTATTAAAGAAAATATTGAATCGACTATGGATTTTTTAGAAGAACCTTTAAGACTTCATCAAATACAATTAAATATAAATGTGATGGAAGATGGCTTAATCTTTGGACATGCTAATCAATATTCACAAGTGATTTTTAATATTGTCCAAAATGCTATGGATGCTTTAATCGAAAAAAGACTTCATGATCGTAAAATAGATATAAACATTTATGTACAAGAATCAAATCAAGTTGTAGAGATTGAAGATAATGGAAGGGGTATTCATGAAGATATTTTAGATCGTGTATTTGAACCTCATTTTACTACAAAAGGGAAAGGAAAAGGGACAGGACTAGGTCTTTATATGTCAAAAGTAATTATTGAAAAGAATTTTCACGGAAAAATTAATATTTTTAATAGAAAAGAGGGTGCTTGCATATCCATGGTTATTCCAAGAAATGGAGTTGATAAGGATGAAAAAGAAGAGCATTTTGTACAATCTTAA
- the iolG gene encoding inositol 2-dehydrogenase — MAKKMKVGIIGAGRIGKVHSQSIMNHIPEVEVKAISDVYVQAAKEWAEKVGIPIATKDYKEILNDPEIDAVLICSSTDTHAQISIEAARAGKHIFCEKPVDLSVEKVEAVLEEVKKAGVKFQVGFNRRFDHNFSKVKELINAGKVGDLHIVKITSRDPQPPAPEYVKVSGGIFLDMAIHDFDMARFLVGSEVEEVYVSAAVRVDPAIGEVGDVDTAVIHLKFADGTICVIDNSRKAVYGYDQRVEVFGSKGKVEIANDTPSTAILSTEEGVFSDKPKYFFLERYMDSFVNEMKQFMDAVLNEREVPVTGIDGLKPVLIGLAVKKSLQEGKPVKL, encoded by the coding sequence ATGGCAAAAAAAATGAAAGTGGGCATCATTGGAGCGGGAAGAATTGGTAAGGTTCATTCACAAAGTATTATGAATCATATTCCAGAAGTTGAAGTTAAAGCTATATCCGATGTATATGTACAGGCTGCAAAAGAATGGGCAGAAAAAGTTGGCATTCCTATAGCAACAAAGGATTATAAAGAAATTTTGAATGACCCTGAAATTGACGCAGTTTTAATTTGCTCTTCTACGGATACACATGCACAAATCTCTATTGAAGCAGCTCGAGCAGGAAAGCATATTTTCTGTGAAAAGCCAGTAGATTTATCTGTAGAAAAAGTTGAAGCTGTACTTGAAGAAGTGAAAAAAGCAGGGGTCAAATTCCAAGTAGGATTTAATAGAAGATTTGACCACAACTTTAGCAAAGTAAAAGAATTAATTAATGCAGGAAAAGTAGGAGATCTTCATATTGTAAAAATTACGTCAAGAGATCCCCAACCACCAGCACCAGAATATGTGAAGGTTTCTGGAGGAATATTCTTAGACATGGCTATTCATGACTTTGATATGGCAAGATTTTTAGTAGGTAGTGAAGTAGAAGAAGTTTATGTATCTGCAGCTGTAAGAGTAGATCCCGCAATAGGTGAAGTTGGAGATGTGGATACAGCAGTGATTCATCTAAAATTTGCTGATGGAACGATTTGTGTCATTGACAACAGCCGAAAAGCAGTATATGGATATGATCAAAGAGTAGAAGTATTTGGATCAAAAGGAAAAGTAGAGATTGCTAATGATACACCATCAACGGCAATTCTTAGCACAGAAGAAGGTGTATTTAGTGATAAGCCTAAATATTTCTTTCTAGAAAGATATATGGATTCTTTTGTTAATGAAATGAAACAATTTATGGATGCAGTACTAAATGAAAGGGAGGTACCTGTTACAGGTATAGATGGATTAAAACCAGTATTAATAGGTTTAGCTGTAAAAAAATCTTTACAAGAAGGTAAACCAGTTAAGCTATAA